A stretch of the Lolium perenne isolate Kyuss_39 chromosome 3, Kyuss_2.0, whole genome shotgun sequence genome encodes the following:
- the LOC139838178 gene encoding protein FAR-RED IMPAIRED RESPONSE 1-like has product MTDLDRRLIHLLQMGHLPPRKMMLIFRSIRGKFRGIPFDAVDLSNIKSQQQQIEKDHDIQKCLERFKTLQKTVPGFYHDMEIDSEKRVRSLFWMDAITNKYGLPFVPIVGVNNHGATVLFAVGLLKDQKIDTFIWLLETFVQAMGGKEPKTIIIDQDKAMKKAIQTVLKSTTHRNCYFHIVTKMSQKESTFFAKNPGMSEMLMYVAKNAFTPVEFEMGWNKVINDYNAGGEEHLSKLYRIRHRWVPAYFMDKFYPFSSSTGRSESTNNMWKCYSQHTDTITMFLEQYEVIQDKCLSALDKKKLISTLKIAKAVTRHPFEKQALQQFTHDIFEKFQIEITNNTAFKVEGSLEPGRHLRLKGIVKSYDHMEFKRECFDVTFDDEKKNFMCSCKKMQRDEVEDEQRISKESNKSRNHTRRRPQEYLEYMIQTIE; this is encoded by the exons ATGACTGATCTCGACAGGAGATTAATTCATCTACTACAGATGGGACATCTGCCACCAAGGAAGATGATGTTAATCTTCCGGTCGATCAGAGGGAAATTCCGTGGAATACCCTTCGATGCTGTCGATCTAAGCAACATAAAGAGTCAACAACAACAAATTGAAAAGGACCATGACATTCAGAAGTGCCTGGAACGCTTCAAGACACTGCAGAAAACAGTACCTGGCTTCTATCATGACATGGAGATAGACAGTGAAAAAAGAGTTCGCAGCCTGTTTTGGATGGACGCAAT CACAAATAAGTATGGCCTACCGTTTGTTCCTATAGTTGGGGTGAACAATCACGGAGCCACAGTACTGTTTGCCGTTGGTCTGCTCAAGGATCAAAAAATAGATACATTCATATGGCTGCTGGAAACATTTGTTCAGGCCATGGGTGGAAAAGAACCAAAGACAATAATAATAGACCAAGACAAAGCAATGAAGAAAGCAATACAAACAGTTCTAAAGTCTACAACCCACAGGAACTGCTACTTCCATATCGTGACCAAGATGAGTCAGAaagagagcaccttctttgcaaAAAATCCAGGAATGTCGGAAATGCTAATGTACGTTGCAAAGAACGCATTCACACCAGTTGAGTTCGAAATGGGATGGAATAAAGTGATAAACGATTACAATGCTGGGGGAGAAGAACACCTAAGCAAGTTATACAGGATAAGACACAGGTGGGTACCAGCGTACTTCATGGATAAATTTTACCCATTCTCATCAAGCACAGGAAGGAGCGAGAGCACAAATAACATGTGGAAATGCTATAGCCAGCACACAGACACAATAACAATGTTCCTTGAACAGTACGAGGTTATACAAGACAAGTGCTTATCCGCCCTGGACAAGAAAAAGCTCATATCAACACTGAAAATAGCAAAAGCAGTAACAAGACACCCGTTTGAGAAGCAAGCTCTTCAACAATTCACACAtgacatattcgagaagttccagaTCGAGATCACAAACAACACGGCATTCAAGGTAGAAGGATCACTTGAACCTGGTCGCCACCTGCGGCTGAAAGGAATAGTGAAATCCTACGACCACATGGAATTCAAAAGGGAGTGTTTTGACGTCACGTTTGACGatgaaaaaaaaaacttcatGTGTTCCTGCAAGAAGATGCAGAGGGATG AGGTCGAAGATGAACAAAGGATATCAaaggagagcaataaaagtaggaATCACACAAGGAGGAGGCCACAGGAATATTTAGAATATATGATACAGACAATAGAATGA